One genomic region from Rattus norvegicus strain BN/NHsdMcwi chromosome 10, GRCr8, whole genome shotgun sequence encodes:
- the Or11l3 gene encoding olfactory receptor Olr1432, with protein MEPQNLSKVTEFQLLGFRNLLEWQSLLFAIFLCFYLLTITGNMVIIAVVSEDPRLRAPMYTFLQHLSFLEIWYTSTTVPLLLSNLATWGHMLSFPACMTQLYFFVFFGATECFLLAAMAYDRYLAICHPLHYSLLMSPDNCAALVTVSWVTGVGTGFLPSLLISKLDFCGPNRINHFFCDLPPLIQLSCSSVFVTEMAIFVLSIAVLCICFLLTLVSYIFIVSSILRIPSTTGRMKTFSTCGSHLAVVTIYYGTMISMYVRPNAHLSPELNKVISVFYTVITPLLNPVIYSLRNKDFKEAVRKLVRTKCGVYRARGKGSVSIK; from the coding sequence ATGGAGCCCCAAAACCTGTCCAAGGTCACTGAGTTTCAGCTCTTAGGATTCCGGAATCTTCTTGAGTGGCAGTCCCTCCTCTTTGCCATTTTCCTGTGCTTCTATCTCCTCACCATCACGGGCAACATGGTGATCATTGCTGTGGTGAGTGAGGATCCGCGCCTGCGCGCTCCCATGTACACGTTCCTCCAACATCTGTCCTTCCTGGAGATCTGGTACACATCCACCACGGTGCCCCTGCTGCTGTCCAACTTGGCCACCTGGGGCCACATGCTATCTTTCCCTGCCTGTATGACCCAGCTGTACTTCTTTGTGTTTTTCGGTGCTACTGAGTGTTTCCTCCTTGCCGCAATGGCTTATGACCGATACCTGGCCATCTGCCACCCGCTCCACTACTCTCTTCTCATGAGTCCTGACAACTGTGCTGCTCTGGTAACAGTCTCCTGGGTGACAGGGGTGGGCACGGgcttcctgccttccctcctgATTTCTAAGTTGGACTTCTGTGGGCCCAACCGCATCAACCATTTCTTCTGTGACCTCCCTCCATTAATCCAGCTGTCCTGCTCCAGCGTCTTTGTGACAGAAATGGCCATCTTTGTCCTGTCCATCGCTGTgctctgcatctgtttcctccTAACCCTCGTGTCCTACATTTTCATAGTGTCCTCCATTCTGAGAATCCCTTCCACTACCGGCAGGATGAAGACATTTTCTACATGTGGCTCCCACCTGGCCGTGGTCACCATCTACTATGGGACCATGATCTCCATGTATGTGCGCCCAAATGCGCATCTGTCCCCGGAGCTCAACAAGGTCATTTCTGTCTTCTACACTGTGATCACCCCACTACTGAACCCAGTtatctacagcctgaggaacaaaGACTTCAAAGAGGCAGTTAGAAAACTCGTGAGAACAAAGTGTGGTGTCTACAGAGCCAGAGGGAAAGGAAGTGTCAGCATTAAATAG